The following are from one region of the Paenibacillus sp. KS-LC4 genome:
- a CDS encoding glycosyltransferase family 4 protein, giving the protein MNILQALFFPPEQPGGVSSMIPYIQDRFQQMGWEMELFSIPKRVRGKGQEEVVFETFDYHAFEGDPLVDKYIQTYRDYVWWTKLRLKKTYDIIHAHHPIAALVMKQLYPDTPVMMTIHSSYERELVLNGKIKENSKVHQFLTAIYGELEARVDKLLTVSESFRSYISPYVTNAEAIKVIPNGFDEKRFKPIAHENEVPQLITVCRLVPAKGIDILLHGCAELKRRGHPFVLHIIGDGPIRPELEQLAVELDLYDDIIFYGYMLHPEEFMPFFDIFVLPSRAEAFGSVFAEAALCWLALVGTNVGGISEQIDDGVNGLLVPPEDPIALAEALEKLVTDSSYRYNLARSGWDKAKQVYSLTRVIAQLKKVYVNTLNQAE; this is encoded by the coding sequence ATGAATATTTTACAGGCTTTATTTTTCCCGCCGGAGCAGCCGGGCGGCGTCTCTTCCATGATTCCCTATATTCAGGATCGCTTTCAGCAGATGGGATGGGAGATGGAGCTATTCTCAATTCCGAAGCGAGTAAGAGGAAAAGGGCAGGAGGAGGTGGTATTCGAAACCTTCGATTACCATGCTTTTGAGGGGGACCCGCTTGTCGATAAATATATTCAAACGTACCGCGATTACGTCTGGTGGACAAAGCTTAGACTGAAGAAGACTTATGATATTATTCACGCGCATCATCCGATTGCGGCGCTGGTTATGAAGCAGCTGTATCCAGACACGCCTGTCATGATGACGATTCACTCCAGCTATGAGCGCGAGCTGGTTTTGAATGGAAAAATTAAAGAAAATAGCAAGGTGCATCAATTTTTGACCGCAATTTATGGCGAACTGGAGGCGCGTGTTGACAAGCTGCTGACAGTGTCGGAATCATTCCGCTCTTATATTTCTCCTTATGTGACAAATGCAGAGGCAATTAAGGTGATTCCAAACGGCTTTGATGAGAAGCGCTTTAAGCCGATTGCCCATGAGAATGAAGTACCCCAGCTCATTACCGTATGCCGCCTTGTGCCGGCCAAAGGCATTGATATTTTGCTTCATGGCTGTGCGGAGCTTAAGCGCAGAGGACATCCATTCGTCCTGCATATTATCGGGGATGGGCCGATCCGACCGGAGCTTGAGCAGCTTGCGGTGGAGCTTGATTTGTATGACGATATTATTTTTTACGGTTATATGCTGCATCCCGAGGAATTTATGCCGTTTTTTGATATTTTCGTACTGCCCTCGCGGGCGGAGGCGTTCGGTTCCGTATTTGCCGAGGCAGCACTATGCTGGCTTGCCCTTGTCGGAACGAATGTAGGGGGCATTTCGGAGCAAATTGACGATGGGGTCAATGGGCTGCTTGTGCCGCCAGAGGACCCGATTGCTCTTGCTGAGGCGCTGGAGAAGCTGGTCACGGATTCCTCATACCGTTACAATTTGGCGCGTTCGGGCTGGGATAAAGCAAAGCAGGTTTATTCGCTGACGCGGGTTATTGCCCAGCTGAAAAAAGTATATGTTAACACGCTGAACCAAGCGGAATGA
- a CDS encoding extracellular solute-binding protein has translation MRKKEGKRTRLLPMLLVGTMAGAVIAGCSQQGGNAEGGAGGASASPAGTAGESTAEKALQLNIMLPIFKTNFPKDDSPVAAEIEKRTNTDIHFEWVPNASYTDKFNITLASGKLPDIMYVPDVKSPSFVNAAKSGAFWEIGPYLKDYKNLSQANPIILNNSSVDGKNYGLYRGRPLGRNGVFYRKDWLDAVGLQTPQTIDDFYNMLKAFKEKDPDKNGKDDTYGMVMVKWTGQWASGFDTIKLWFGSPNKWGERDGKLIVDYETPEYLEALKFMKKLYDEKLINQDFAIMDSAKWNDPLVNNQAGVIVDVVDGAARTDDKIHAALAAAGKDEPDVHYMDVFGGVKGTDGQVRTLPTSGFAGLLAFPKSSIKTEEELKQILKFMDQLSEPEMQTLLGYGIENTHHTIVDGVLVPSKDSALLESEVEGLNQLLSFIPEDKSTKVKQTPLRIKQLEVQKENEQLIVMNPAEPFISEVYTLKGAQLDNIMNDARIKFIVGQIDEAGFKDAIQLWKTSGGDDLSKEMNELYAASK, from the coding sequence ATGAGAAAGAAAGAAGGTAAAAGAACGCGTTTGCTGCCTATGCTGCTCGTTGGGACAATGGCGGGAGCGGTAATTGCAGGCTGCTCGCAGCAGGGGGGGAATGCAGAAGGCGGCGCAGGAGGCGCGTCTGCTTCACCAGCCGGTACAGCAGGGGAAAGCACAGCGGAGAAGGCGCTGCAGCTCAATATCATGCTGCCGATTTTTAAGACGAATTTCCCGAAGGATGATAGCCCAGTAGCAGCAGAGATCGAAAAGCGGACGAATACCGACATTCATTTTGAATGGGTGCCGAACGCTTCTTATACGGATAAATTTAATATTACGCTCGCCTCGGGCAAGCTGCCGGATATTATGTATGTGCCGGACGTGAAGTCCCCGAGCTTCGTTAATGCTGCGAAATCCGGCGCGTTTTGGGAAATCGGGCCTTATTTGAAGGATTATAAAAATTTGAGCCAAGCGAATCCGATCATTTTAAACAACTCCTCCGTTGACGGCAAAAACTACGGACTGTACCGCGGACGTCCACTTGGTCGCAATGGGGTATTTTACCGTAAGGATTGGCTCGATGCTGTTGGCCTCCAAACGCCGCAAACGATTGATGATTTTTACAACATGCTAAAGGCTTTCAAGGAGAAGGACCCGGACAAAAACGGCAAGGATGATACGTACGGCATGGTCATGGTCAAATGGACGGGTCAGTGGGCGAGCGGCTTCGATACGATCAAGCTGTGGTTTGGGTCACCGAACAAATGGGGCGAGCGGGACGGCAAGCTCATTGTGGATTATGAAACGCCGGAATATTTGGAAGCGCTTAAATTTATGAAAAAGCTGTACGATGAAAAGCTGATTAATCAGGATTTTGCCATTATGGATTCAGCAAAATGGAATGATCCGCTCGTTAATAATCAGGCTGGCGTCATTGTGGACGTCGTGGATGGCGCGGCGCGGACTGATGATAAAATTCATGCTGCGCTTGCGGCAGCGGGCAAAGACGAGCCGGATGTGCATTATATGGATGTGTTTGGCGGAGTGAAGGGAACGGATGGACAGGTACGCACCTTGCCAACTTCCGGTTTTGCGGGCTTGCTGGCCTTCCCGAAATCGTCGATTAAAACCGAGGAGGAGCTGAAGCAAATCCTCAAGTTTATGGATCAATTGAGCGAGCCGGAAATGCAGACGCTGCTCGGCTACGGCATTGAGAACACGCATCATACGATAGTAGATGGCGTACTTGTGCCAAGCAAGGATTCAGCGCTGCTCGAATCTGAAGTCGAAGGATTAAATCAGCTGCTCAGCTTTATTCCAGAGGATAAGTCGACGAAGGTGAAGCAGACGCCGCTGCGTATTAAGCAGCTGGAGGTGCAGAAGGAAAATGAGCAGCTTATCGTGATGAACCCGGCAGAGCCTTTTATCTCTGAGGTTTATACGCTTAAGGGCGCTCAACTGGACAATATTATGAATGATGCCCGGATTAAGTTTATTGTGGGCCAAATTGACGAGGCTGGTTTTAAAGACGCGATTCAGCTGTGGAAAACGAGTGGCGGCGATGATTTGAGCAAGGAAATGAACGAGCTGTATGCAGCAAGTAAATAG
- a CDS encoding polysaccharide deacetylase family protein, producing MTAILLCFPQGKHKALTMSYDDGVNADKRLVNIFNQHGIKGTFHINGGLFGTGRRLTEQEAVQLYEGHEVSAHTLTHPTIARCPAEQIVHEVMEDRKRLEQLFGYAVRGMSYPNGSFSPAIKTMLPSLGIEYARVVQTTGGFDLPADWHEWKATCHHNDRLMEHAQTFAELHKTQYLYLMYVWGHSYEFDDQGNWELMEQFCEYIGNRDDIWYATNKEIVDYIKAYERLQFSAALTFVENPNAQSIWLSVDGAKLEVAGGSRVSLTGCKEE from the coding sequence ATGACAGCTATCCTGCTTTGTTTTCCACAGGGCAAGCATAAAGCATTGACGATGAGCTACGACGATGGCGTAAACGCGGATAAGCGCCTCGTAAATATTTTTAACCAGCACGGTATTAAAGGCACGTTTCACATAAATGGCGGGTTGTTCGGCACGGGGCGCAGGCTGACGGAGCAGGAGGCGGTGCAGCTTTACGAGGGCCACGAAGTTTCCGCTCATACGTTAACCCATCCGACGATTGCCCGGTGTCCGGCTGAGCAAATTGTGCATGAGGTGATGGAGGATCGCAAACGACTGGAGCAACTGTTTGGATATGCCGTTCGAGGAATGTCTTATCCGAATGGTTCGTTCAGCCCAGCGATTAAGACGATGCTGCCCTCTCTGGGCATCGAATACGCGCGGGTTGTTCAGACGACAGGAGGCTTTGATCTGCCAGCTGATTGGCATGAATGGAAGGCGACCTGCCACCATAATGATCGTCTGATGGAGCATGCCCAGACGTTTGCGGAACTGCACAAAACACAATATTTGTATCTCATGTACGTATGGGGTCACAGCTACGAATTTGATGACCAAGGCAATTGGGAGCTGATGGAGCAGTTTTGCGAATATATCGGGAACCGGGATGATATTTGGTATGCCACGAATAAGGAGATTGTCGATTATATAAAAGCGTATGAGCGTCTGCAATTTTCAGCTGCTTTAACGTTTGTTGAAAATCCGAATGCGCAAAGCATCTGGCTTAGCGTCGATGGTGCAAAGCTTGAGGTTGCAGGCGGCAGCCGCGTATCCCTTACAGGATGCAAGGAGGAATAA
- a CDS encoding AraC family transcriptional regulator: MIKGMKARLMPGTGMTAGPKGRFYRKNLVLLLVVCSIPGLITGALVYFLAGGILEDRLLEQHNEQIEQRAQSIDEQLTNLELMLSHWAFDSKFDYTLGNRDYAQQFEKARDITKTLLVMQGSNTMNKQVGLYLGGEQQVLFGPEYGVLQGDGQAAAYEGLLQSDKVAYWTQVAFDTDRPFDKELTLVHYIPGGSLHPFGALLIRLDNDKVSEMLRTMTPSEGGETYLMQDNGELYASTSGNDRNSEFVNALNEAIAAKASHKGSFLFRFSESDMTYAVSYGKLSRIADNWTYVSASPITGITEPVIVVSKSIVAASLGALLLAAILAWLASRSIYSPVNRLMTVLRERSVPAGKPECEFTWIERQWQHLHRESEELHAKLSEQLPHVKESFLHQLLQGYLADYSEGELLRRMERYKWRVEPGTHYMVLYMKLTGIANLEGKFKYGDEGLATFAAVNMMEELAAKYFEQSNTINFHNLAAGLLIIVPEGRSYREELHAFSEAAMQAFNQILNMRATIAISPNTASITEIPHLFEGTKHAVSFRRYDQANQIIDMEQLEEQGSTASEPAYPFALEREFIQALRTGREAEAYELLEQFLQALSSEEAKEMDVQQGMLHLLGSVQHAIMVSGISPNRLFKGANRYEQLSQIREPELLLGWFRGMIAAPFLRELGERTNAGVKRQIEHAMLYLQQHYMSDISLDSCAEHIGMNPFFLSKSFKQVTGKNFIDYLTGLRMDKAKELLRESVLKINDVAEQVGYQHSYFNRIFKKLEGMTPSRYRELSQAE; encoded by the coding sequence ATGATCAAAGGAATGAAAGCCAGGCTTATGCCGGGGACGGGGATGACAGCTGGGCCGAAAGGAAGATTTTATCGCAAAAATCTGGTTTTGCTGCTCGTCGTTTGCAGCATTCCGGGACTGATTACCGGAGCGCTCGTTTATTTTTTGGCTGGGGGCATATTGGAGGACCGCTTGCTGGAGCAGCATAATGAGCAAATTGAGCAACGGGCGCAAAGCATTGACGAGCAGTTGACGAATTTGGAGCTCATGCTGTCGCATTGGGCATTCGATTCCAAATTCGACTACACGCTGGGCAATCGGGACTATGCGCAGCAGTTCGAGAAGGCGCGTGACATTACGAAGACGCTGCTTGTCATGCAGGGCTCCAATACGATGAACAAGCAGGTCGGGCTGTATCTTGGCGGGGAGCAGCAAGTGCTGTTCGGGCCGGAATATGGCGTGCTGCAAGGAGACGGACAGGCGGCTGCCTATGAAGGTCTGCTTCAATCGGATAAAGTTGCTTATTGGACACAGGTTGCCTTTGACACGGACCGTCCGTTTGATAAGGAGCTGACACTTGTGCATTACATTCCTGGCGGCAGCCTGCATCCGTTCGGAGCACTGCTTATTAGACTTGATAATGACAAGGTGAGCGAAATGCTGCGGACGATGACGCCGAGTGAAGGCGGAGAAACGTATTTAATGCAGGATAACGGAGAGCTGTATGCGTCAACGAGCGGGAATGACAGAAACTCTGAATTTGTAAACGCTTTAAATGAGGCGATTGCAGCTAAAGCTTCGCATAAAGGCTCCTTTTTGTTCCGGTTCAGCGAGAGCGACATGACGTATGCGGTTTCCTATGGCAAGCTGTCCCGGATTGCAGACAACTGGACGTATGTATCTGCTTCGCCGATTACGGGTATTACCGAGCCGGTGATCGTCGTATCAAAAAGCATTGTTGCTGCCAGCCTTGGCGCCTTGCTGCTTGCTGCCATTTTAGCATGGCTTGCCTCGCGCAGCATATATTCCCCGGTCAATCGCTTGATGACGGTGCTGCGGGAGCGAAGCGTGCCAGCAGGCAAGCCGGAATGCGAATTTACATGGATCGAGCGGCAGTGGCAGCACTTGCACCGGGAAAGCGAGGAGCTGCATGCGAAGCTTTCGGAGCAGCTGCCTCATGTGAAGGAAAGCTTTCTACATCAGCTGCTGCAAGGCTATTTGGCAGATTACTCCGAAGGGGAGCTGCTTCGCCGGATGGAGCGTTACAAATGGCGGGTGGAGCCTGGCACGCATTACATGGTGCTTTATATGAAGCTGACTGGCATTGCTAATTTGGAGGGCAAATTCAAATATGGCGATGAGGGGCTGGCGACGTTTGCGGCGGTCAATATGATGGAGGAGCTGGCGGCAAAATATTTTGAGCAGAGCAACACGATCAACTTTCATAATTTAGCAGCCGGCTTGCTTATTATTGTGCCGGAAGGGCGCTCCTATCGCGAGGAGCTGCATGCCTTCAGTGAGGCAGCGATGCAGGCATTCAACCAAATTCTTAATATGCGGGCGACGATTGCGATCAGCCCGAATACAGCGAGCATTACAGAAATTCCGCATCTGTTCGAGGGGACGAAGCATGCGGTCAGCTTCCGGCGATACGATCAGGCAAATCAAATTATTGATATGGAGCAGCTTGAGGAGCAGGGCAGCACAGCGTCGGAGCCTGCCTATCCCTTTGCGCTTGAGCGTGAGTTTATACAGGCGCTTCGTACGGGGCGTGAGGCTGAGGCATATGAGCTGCTCGAGCAGTTTTTGCAGGCGTTGTCCAGCGAAGAGGCGAAGGAAATGGATGTGCAGCAGGGCATGCTGCATTTGCTCGGCTCCGTCCAGCATGCCATTATGGTGTCGGGCATTTCCCCGAATCGGTTGTTCAAGGGAGCAAACCGTTATGAGCAGCTGTCGCAAATCCGCGAGCCGGAGCTGCTGCTGGGTTGGTTCCGCGGCATGATTGCTGCTCCGTTTCTTAGGGAGCTGGGCGAGCGGACCAATGCTGGGGTGAAGCGGCAGATTGAGCATGCGATGCTGTATTTGCAGCAGCATTATATGAGCGATATTTCTCTCGACAGCTGCGCGGAGCATATCGGCATGAATCCTTTTTTCCTAAGCAAGTCGTTTAAGCAGGTAACGGGGAAAAATTTTATCGACTATTTGACCGGGCTGCGGATGGATAAAGCGAAGGAGCTGCTGCGCGAATCGGTGCTGAAAATCAATGACGTTGCCGAGCAGGTCGGCTACCAGCACAGCTATTTCAACCGCATTTTCAAAAAGCTGGAGGGCATGACGCCAAGCCGCTATCGCGAGCTGAGTCAGGCGGAGTAG
- a CDS encoding carbohydrate ABC transporter permease, which yields MAKHYNTVSGRVFDTANYIVLSVCALAAVLPFIFVISGSFATDAELTQRTVFLIPRTFSLAAYEFIFSTNTIMKSIGVSLFIATFGTLVNLFFTVTMAYPLARRNLMGRNIVLNLVIFSMLFSGGMIPTYLVIRELGMLDSYWALIIPGAISAFNLIIIKNFFQELPPGLEEAARIDGCTELGLLWRIVLPLSKPVLATFALFYAVGHWNDFFTALLYINDPQKWPLQVLLRQIVLLSQAAAGDINAMDPSFVKPPDQSIKMAVIVVGTVPILLVYPFLQKHFAKGVLIGSIKG from the coding sequence ATGGCTAAGCATTACAATACGGTATCCGGCCGAGTGTTTGATACCGCGAATTATATCGTGCTCAGCGTCTGTGCGCTGGCGGCGGTGCTGCCGTTTATTTTCGTCATATCGGGCTCGTTTGCAACCGATGCGGAGCTGACCCAGCGTACGGTGTTTCTCATACCGAGGACATTTTCGCTGGCGGCATATGAATTTATTTTTTCAACAAACACGATTATGAAAAGCATTGGCGTTTCCTTGTTTATCGCTACATTTGGTACGCTGGTCAACCTGTTCTTCACCGTTACGATGGCTTATCCGCTGGCAAGACGAAATTTAATGGGCCGCAATATTGTGCTGAATCTCGTCATTTTCTCGATGCTGTTCAGCGGCGGCATGATTCCGACGTATTTGGTCATTCGCGAGCTGGGCATGCTCGATTCCTACTGGGCGCTCATTATACCGGGGGCGATTAGCGCCTTCAACCTGATCATTATTAAAAACTTTTTCCAGGAGCTGCCGCCGGGGCTGGAGGAAGCGGCGCGCATTGATGGCTGTACGGAGCTAGGGCTGCTGTGGCGCATCGTTTTGCCGTTGTCTAAGCCGGTTCTCGCAACCTTTGCCCTGTTTTACGCAGTGGGCCACTGGAATGATTTTTTTACAGCGCTGCTGTATATTAATGATCCGCAAAAATGGCCGCTGCAAGTGCTGCTGCGCCAAATTGTCCTGCTGTCTCAGGCAGCGGCAGGCGACATCAATGCGATGGACCCTTCCTTCGTAAAGCCGCCTGATCAATCAATCAAGATGGCGGTCATCGTCGTCGGCACTGTGCCGATTTTGCTCGTCTATCCGTTTTTGCAAAAGCATTTTGCCAAGGGCGTGCTCATTGGCTCCATTAAGGGCTAG
- a CDS encoding DUF1961 family protein, whose product MIPASWKLIYDNPLRTAEDMNGFRAEGDALLSFPQQRLRLASARDEAEGQQANFVLWCPHHFPADVAIAWDFRPISEPGLAILFFSAEGRSGRDLFDYTLAKRNGPYEQYHHGDINALHLAYFRRRWPEERQFHTCNLRKSYGFHLVAQGADPLPGTADCAESYRMLLVKRGGSIYFSINELPILEWMDDGEAYGPLLGAGKIGFRQMAPLVAEYANLKVYGEE is encoded by the coding sequence ATGATTCCAGCGAGCTGGAAGCTGATCTATGACAATCCGCTGCGCACTGCGGAGGATATGAATGGTTTCCGCGCAGAGGGCGATGCGCTCCTTTCCTTTCCGCAGCAGAGGCTGCGTCTAGCTAGTGCCCGGGACGAGGCAGAAGGCCAGCAGGCAAACTTTGTTTTGTGGTGCCCGCATCATTTTCCAGCCGATGTGGCTATTGCTTGGGATTTTCGCCCCATCTCGGAGCCGGGGCTGGCCATATTGTTTTTTTCGGCGGAGGGGCGCAGCGGGCGGGATTTGTTCGACTATACGCTTGCTAAGCGAAACGGCCCCTATGAGCAATATCATCACGGCGATATAAATGCGCTGCACTTGGCCTATTTTCGCAGGCGCTGGCCGGAGGAACGACAGTTCCATACTTGCAATTTGCGCAAAAGCTACGGTTTTCATCTCGTTGCGCAAGGCGCCGATCCACTGCCAGGGACGGCGGATTGCGCTGAAAGCTATCGCATGCTGCTCGTGAAGCGGGGCGGCAGCATTTATTTTTCCATTAATGAGCTGCCTATTCTGGAATGGATGGATGACGGTGAAGCTTATGGCCCGCTGCTCGGAGCTGGCAAAATCGGATTTCGGCAAATGGCGCCGCTCGTTGCGGAATACGCCAATTTAAAAGTTTATGGGGAGGAATAA
- a CDS encoding YdeI family protein, giving the protein MTDSKLDPRVDAFLSHATQWKEEYEKLRTIVLDCELTEDYKWMHPCYTLGNKNIVLIHGFKQYCALLFHKGALLKDPHGILIQQTENVQAARQIRFTNTQQITEIETILKAYIYEAIEVEKSGLEVAFKKHTEYTIPEELQNKLDDNPALKTAFEALSPGRQRAYLFYFSEPKQAKTRQSRVEKYMQHILNGKGLKD; this is encoded by the coding sequence ATGACAGATAGCAAACTGGACCCCAGGGTTGATGCATTTTTAAGCCATGCTACACAGTGGAAGGAAGAATACGAGAAGCTGCGCACGATCGTGCTTGACTGCGAGCTTACCGAGGATTATAAGTGGATGCATCCTTGTTACACGCTTGGTAATAAAAACATCGTGTTAATCCATGGTTTTAAACAGTATTGCGCGCTGCTTTTTCACAAAGGAGCCTTGCTGAAGGATCCCCATGGCATACTCATCCAACAGACGGAAAATGTACAAGCCGCTCGCCAAATACGGTTCACCAATACTCAACAAATCACTGAAATTGAAACCATTTTGAAAGCCTATATTTATGAAGCTATCGAAGTTGAAAAATCCGGTCTGGAAGTGGCGTTCAAAAAGCATACAGAATACACCATTCCTGAAGAGCTTCAAAATAAACTCGATGACAACCCTGCTTTGAAGACGGCTTTTGAAGCATTGTCGCCCGGTCGACAAAGAGCATACCTTTTTTATTTTTCTGAACCCAAGCAAGCGAAAACACGGCAGTCACGAGTTGAAAAATATATGCAGCACATTCTGAATGGCAAAGGATTAAAAGATTAA
- a CDS encoding ArsB/NhaD family transporter, translating to MTLIISIIVFIITLTLILVKPKGMNEALVALAGAIILFVLQLLRLEDVVYIWGFVWNATFSLIGIMIFTSLLDQNGFFRWAALHIVHRFFHRPLLLFTMLSLLAAVITIFFNNDGTILIMVPIVLEVTALLKLPRKGRLAYLLGIGLMADTASAPLMMSNLTNILTADFFHIPFDLYATKMLLPGLAAIGATIAVSLAFFGRMIKNEESRGEMPRVFPQPATVLGNMTLFRLSWVIIVMMMAGYLLSEHLGIPACVIALGCAGIQWAASAVYKQVDAKQTVLRAPWLIIVFALAMNLVVYSLHVHGAVAWFPDVISAVSSGSPIAGIFGSGLLFAVLAAAINNLPAVLISSLAITQVNGPEYLPYASLLGTAIGAKLTPIGSLATLLWLQLVGQGGVKVFWREYTKYGLLFTLPILLIALLVLWMTGDY from the coding sequence ATGACTTTGATTATTTCCATTATCGTATTTATTATCACATTGACGCTTATATTGGTGAAGCCAAAAGGCATGAATGAGGCTTTAGTTGCGCTTGCCGGAGCCATTATTTTATTTGTATTACAGCTGTTAAGGCTGGAGGATGTCGTATACATCTGGGGATTTGTGTGGAATGCGACGTTTTCTTTGATTGGAATTATGATCTTTACGTCACTGCTGGATCAAAATGGTTTTTTTCGCTGGGCGGCGTTGCATATTGTGCATCGATTTTTTCATCGGCCGCTGCTGTTGTTTACGATGCTGTCGCTGCTCGCTGCGGTCATTACGATTTTTTTCAACAACGATGGAACGATTTTGATCATGGTGCCGATTGTGCTTGAGGTAACAGCGCTGCTCAAGCTGCCGCGCAAGGGAAGGCTCGCCTATTTGCTTGGAATAGGGCTCATGGCGGACACGGCCAGCGCTCCCCTAATGATGAGCAACCTGACGAATATTTTGACGGCTGATTTTTTTCATATTCCTTTTGATCTCTACGCCACAAAAATGCTGCTGCCGGGACTTGCGGCCATTGGCGCGACCATTGCCGTATCGCTGGCTTTTTTCGGACGGATGATCAAAAATGAGGAGAGCAGGGGTGAGATGCCAAGGGTATTTCCACAGCCTGCGACCGTGCTGGGCAATATGACGCTATTTCGGCTTTCCTGGGTCATTATCGTCATGATGATGGCCGGCTATTTGCTGTCGGAGCATTTGGGCATTCCCGCCTGCGTTATTGCGCTTGGCTGTGCCGGCATCCAATGGGCCGCTTCCGCTGTTTACAAACAGGTGGATGCCAAACAGACGGTGCTGCGCGCACCGTGGCTCATCATCGTATTTGCGCTGGCGATGAACCTGGTTGTGTACAGCTTGCATGTGCATGGGGCTGTAGCGTGGTTTCCAGACGTTATTTCGGCGGTTTCCAGCGGCTCCCCAATAGCTGGCATATTTGGATCGGGACTGCTGTTTGCCGTGCTGGCGGCGGCTATTAATAATCTTCCAGCGGTTCTCATATCATCGCTTGCGATCACCCAGGTGAACGGGCCAGAATATTTACCTTACGCCAGCCTGCTTGGAACGGCGATTGGAGCGAAGCTAACGCCCATCGGCTCGCTTGCTACGCTGCTGTGGTTGCAGCTAGTAGGTCAGGGAGGCGTAAAGGTGTTCTGGCGGGAGTATACGAAATATGGATTGCTGTTTACTCTTCCTATTTTGCTCATTGCTTTACTAGTGCTGTGGATGACCGGAGATTACTAA
- a CDS encoding GGDEF domain-containing protein, translated as MTILSWLAGPNGQLLASSCVILILILMLFMSVRLSASYKNNRTYGLLNATLPFFMIQQALLAMLAYAGTAIPPWVHLLATTLQIISFIIINLVFMKLYTHRGTRLKVTPFVVMLVLTFVIAGLHITYMSMAGTETGAGRAGNFIGLDFYALIVTFLILLDTKGIDMNTKYFASLVTYFIYELAHLADAYAFHGTMPGMQIFAYLLSVVYFVQLFLLLFDWVIERLIATYQSSITDGLTGLYNRRTFNMKAAQLMKRGKGVAVIFCDIDNFKQLNDTQGHHKADIVLKQVSEILKEESAGIGTAGRYGGEELLACITLDKVKPERVAESIRKRVELETIVTISIGLCIAKKQAEIQELVKAADEAMYTSKKSGKNRVTIAPASAAMKQSL; from the coding sequence ATGACAATCCTTTCTTGGTTAGCAGGGCCGAATGGCCAACTGCTCGCATCCTCATGCGTTATTCTCATCCTTATTCTTATGCTATTCATGTCTGTGCGCCTTAGCGCCAGCTACAAGAACAATCGAACGTATGGACTGCTCAATGCAACGCTGCCCTTCTTTATGATTCAACAGGCGCTGCTGGCCATGCTTGCTTATGCCGGCACTGCTATTCCGCCGTGGGTTCATCTGCTGGCGACAACGCTGCAAATCATTTCTTTTATCATTATAAACCTTGTCTTCATGAAATTATATACTCATCGGGGAACCCGCTTAAAAGTAACGCCTTTTGTTGTGATGCTTGTGCTGACTTTTGTAATCGCCGGGCTGCATATTACGTATATGTCCATGGCTGGTACAGAGACGGGTGCAGGCAGAGCGGGCAACTTTATTGGGCTTGATTTCTATGCCCTGATCGTCACCTTTCTGATTTTGCTCGATACGAAGGGTATCGATATGAACACGAAATATTTTGCCAGCCTCGTCACCTATTTCATATATGAGCTCGCTCATTTGGCGGATGCCTACGCTTTTCACGGCACGATGCCAGGGATGCAGATTTTCGCCTACTTGCTGTCGGTCGTCTATTTTGTCCAGCTGTTTCTGCTATTGTTTGATTGGGTGATTGAGCGTCTTATTGCAACCTATCAATCGTCCATTACCGATGGCTTGACGGGGCTGTATAATCGCCGTACTTTCAATATGAAGGCGGCCCAGCTCATGAAGCGCGGCAAAGGCGTGGCCGTTATTTTCTGCGACATTGACAACTTCAAGCAACTTAATGATACACAGGGCCATCATAAGGCGGATATTGTGCTGAAGCAGGTTTCGGAAATTTTGAAGGAGGAATCGGCGGGGATTGGAACGGCCGGAAGATATGGCGGTGAAGAGCTGCTCGCCTGCATTACTCTCGACAAAGTGAAGCCGGAGCGGGTGGCTGAATCGATTCGCAAGCGCGTCGAGCTGGAGACGATTGTCACGATCAGCATCGGCTTATGCATCGCGAAGAAGCAGGCAGAAATTCAGGAGCTGGTGAAAGCCGCCGATGAAGCGATGTATACGTCCAAAAAAAGCGGCAAAAACCGCGTAACAATCGCCCCCGCCTCCGCGGCCATGAAGCAATCGCTTTAG